One Carassius auratus strain Wakin unplaced genomic scaffold, ASM336829v1 scaf_tig00027981, whole genome shotgun sequence DNA segment encodes these proteins:
- the LOC113079420 gene encoding LOW QUALITY PROTEIN: AP-4 complex subunit mu-1-like (The sequence of the model RefSeq protein was modified relative to this genomic sequence to represent the inferred CDS: inserted 1 base in 1 codon), giving the protein MISQIFILSSKGDHLIYKDFRGEESKDAINVFYEMVTALSGNQPPVVMSHKGLNFIHIRQGGLYWVASTNTNPSPFTIIEFLNRLAALTKDYCGSLSEKSVRMNFALIYELLDEMVDFGYIQTTSTDILXNFIQTEAVSSKPFSLFDLSNVGLFGAETQQSKVAPSVAASRPIMSSRGEQGGKNEIFVDVIERLSVVIGSKGVLMKADIQGEIRIKCFLPTCSEMRIGLNEELSIGKSELKGYSSAVRVDECRFHQAVKLDEFDTFRILKVCPSQGEQTVMQYQLCDELPCAPPFQLFPSVEKDYVNRVLIFLKLRCDLPPKSTALNVSITVPVPKGSTSMSQELSSPDQTAELQPKNKALLWEIPRFPGGAQLSALFKVDVPGLSSASLLEVGPVSMSFELPKQTCTGLQIRFLRLSPTQTGLSQRWVRYVTHSDSYTIRI; this is encoded by the exons ATGATCAGTCAAATTTTCATCTTGTCATCAAAGGGAGATCATCTCATATATAAAGACT TCCGAGGAGAGGAAAGTAAAGACGCCATCAATGTCTTCTATGAGATGGTCACAGCTCTTAGTGGTAATCAGCCTCCGGTTGTCATg TCACACAAAGGTCTTAATTTCATCCACATAAGGCAGGGAGGGCTTTACTGGGTGGCGTCCACCAACACAAACCCGTCCCCCTTCACCATAATTGAGTTCCTCAACAG ATTAGCCGCTCTTACGAAGGACTACTGCGGCAGTTTGTCAGAGAAATCAGTGCGGATGAATTTCGCTCTGATTTATGAGCTGCTGGATGAGATGGTG GACTTTGGCTACATACAGACGACCTCAACTGACATCC AAAACTTCATCCAGACAGAAGCTGTTTCATCCAAACCCTTCAGTCTTTTTGATCTAAGTAATGTTGGATTG TTTGGAGCTGAGACACAGCAGAGTAAAGTGGCCCCGAGTGTTGCAGCCAGTCGTCCTATAATGTCCAGTCGAGGAGAGCAG GGTGGAAAGAATGAGATCTTTGTGGATGTTATAGAAAGGCTGTCTGTGGTTATTGGCTCCAAG GGAGTTTTAATGAAAGCAGATATTCAGGGAGAgataagaataaaatgttttctccCGACCTGTTCAG AGATGCGGATTGGACTGAATGAAGAGCTCAGTATTGGAAAGTCCGAGCTAAAAG GCTATAGTTCAGCTGTGCGTGTAGATGAATGCAGATTCCATCAGGCTGTCAAATTGGATGAATTTGATACTTTCAGAATCCTGAAAGTTTGTCCGAGCCAAGGAGAG CAAACAGTGATGCAGTATCAGCTATGTGATGAGCTGCCGTGTGCACCTCCGTTTCAGTTATTCCCCTCTGTAGAGAAGGATTATGTAAACAG GGTGTTGATTTTCCTCAAGCTTAGATGTGATCTTCCACCTAAAAG TACGGCTCTTAATGTTTCCATCACTGTTCCTGTGCCAAAAGGCTCTACAAG TATGTCTCAGGAGCTCAGTAGTCCTGACCAGACCGCTGAACTGCAGCCGAAGAACAAAGCCCTGCTCTGGGAGATCCCACGTTTCCCAGGAGGAGCACAGTTGTCAGCTCTGTTCAAG GTGGATGTTCCTGGTCTAAGCTCCGCCTCTTTACTGGAGGTCGGCCCTGTCAGTATGTCATTTGAACTGCCCAAACAAACCTGCACTGGCCTTCAGATCCGCTTCCTCCGGCTCTCTCCAACTCAGACAGGACTGTCACAACGTTGGGTTCGATATGTCACTCATTCTGACTCCTACACCATACGGATCTGA